One region of Flavobacterium lipolyticum genomic DNA includes:
- a CDS encoding 4'-phosphopantetheinyl transferase family protein, protein MIHIYYSYLSEEKHQSLLQNDLPKFPADYQDKIKRYRRWQDAQLSLLGRILLFKGIEETYKQKPDAKEIMQTLYNKPYFEDNLVLFNISHSGDIVVCALSDQHEVGIDVEIMTDIETADFKSQMTEIEWSKIVLSHNKKEAFFEYWTQKEAVLKAQGHGLIVPLKSFEVLDNRTEINGEKYYLSEVKIDKNYKCHISLKTDATKIYLKRIIL, encoded by the coding sequence TTGATACATATTTATTACTCCTATCTGTCTGAAGAAAAACATCAGAGTTTGCTGCAGAATGATTTACCGAAATTTCCGGCCGATTATCAGGATAAAATTAAGCGTTATCGAAGATGGCAAGATGCACAATTATCACTTTTAGGACGGATACTCTTGTTTAAAGGAATCGAGGAAACTTATAAGCAAAAGCCTGATGCGAAAGAGATCATGCAAACTCTTTATAACAAGCCCTATTTTGAAGATAATCTGGTTCTTTTTAATATTTCACATTCGGGAGATATTGTAGTTTGCGCCTTAAGCGATCAGCATGAAGTTGGTATCGATGTGGAGATCATGACCGATATTGAAACAGCTGATTTTAAATCGCAAATGACAGAAATAGAATGGAGCAAGATCGTCCTGTCTCACAATAAAAAAGAGGCTTTTTTTGAGTATTGGACACAGAAAGAAGCTGTTCTAAAAGCTCAGGGACATGGTCTGATCGTTCCATTGAAATCATTTGAAGTCTTAGATAATAGAACCGAAATCAACGGAGAAAAATATTACTTAAGCGAAGTAAAAATAGATAAAAACTACAAATGCCACATCTCTTTAAAAACAGATGCCACAAAAATTTACCTGAAAAGAATCATATTATAA
- a CDS encoding alpha/beta fold hydrolase produces the protein MKKIISLFLLLLIVPNLVFAQTKAFTLEKVKTFFPEDQNLSKENIEWAFLTVPENWDKPTGKTVKIAVAVLKSISKSKDANPVVYIDGGPGSGGIEGIWAWLDHPLRKNSDIVLFDVRGTGRSLPKFCPDLGKKFLEILAKNQNSTQDEQQKTIASLECKQDLLNRNIDISAYNSSSIVKDLKVLKNALKYDKWNVYGVSYGTYTAQVYANDFPEDIKTLTLDSSISDISQYYNRNTENYMSSLKKVFSACEEDPNCNQQYPNLQAAYYETIKKLEKKPITVNVDQRIISSGKFTYNAEDFKIAIQQSLYQKRLIEVLPLLITEFNKGNKSTLSSLVAAFSGALGLDYGQYYCVSCNEAVPNNSISEFNKNARNYKELKGGLSFYKSDFVVCDKWNLGVNKQPALVNLSNLSKLTIPVLVFAGAFDPITPALNGKITVDRFKKAFLVNAPISGHTPGFSLVGVQIAEEFIKNPFQRPNTREFDTDNKVHFVTNIKISGGISNFANSLNEFNWLFFAPFFTALIIALLSIFIFGYVLIRKREEKTADKILKSLIIITSILGLFTIIGFVLAINHTAENNFYILAFGIPNQFNYLFIIQWIFLVFTLISILYFILKLKFISNTEVMATILFSLLLVGIYFQYWGFLF, from the coding sequence ATGAAAAAAATAATAAGTCTGTTTTTGTTACTATTGATTGTACCAAACCTTGTATTTGCTCAAACAAAAGCTTTTACGTTAGAGAAAGTAAAGACCTTTTTTCCCGAAGATCAAAATCTCTCCAAAGAAAATATAGAATGGGCATTTTTAACGGTTCCTGAAAACTGGGATAAACCAACAGGAAAAACAGTAAAAATTGCTGTGGCTGTCTTAAAAAGCATCTCAAAAAGTAAAGACGCAAACCCGGTCGTATACATCGATGGAGGACCAGGATCAGGTGGTATTGAAGGAATATGGGCTTGGTTAGACCATCCGTTAAGGAAAAACAGCGACATTGTCTTGTTTGATGTGAGAGGAACTGGACGCTCCCTGCCAAAATTCTGTCCGGACCTGGGGAAAAAATTCTTAGAAATATTAGCAAAAAATCAAAACAGTACACAGGACGAACAGCAAAAAACGATTGCATCATTAGAATGTAAACAAGATTTACTCAACAGAAATATCGATATAAGCGCTTATAACAGCAGCTCTATCGTAAAAGATTTAAAGGTCTTAAAGAACGCTCTGAAATATGATAAATGGAATGTTTACGGGGTTTCGTACGGTACTTATACTGCACAAGTTTATGCAAATGATTTCCCTGAAGACATTAAAACATTAACACTGGATTCTTCCATTTCAGATATTTCTCAATATTACAATCGCAATACAGAGAATTATATGAGCAGTCTTAAAAAGGTTTTTAGTGCCTGTGAGGAAGACCCAAATTGTAATCAGCAATATCCTAATCTTCAGGCTGCTTACTATGAAACCATCAAAAAACTGGAAAAAAAACCTATCACCGTTAACGTCGATCAAAGAATAATTTCGAGTGGGAAGTTTACTTATAATGCAGAAGATTTTAAAATTGCAATTCAACAGTCACTTTATCAAAAAAGACTCATAGAAGTACTTCCATTATTAATTACCGAATTTAATAAAGGAAACAAAAGTACTTTAAGCTCATTAGTAGCAGCTTTTTCAGGAGCTTTAGGCTTAGATTATGGGCAATATTATTGTGTGAGCTGTAATGAAGCTGTGCCAAACAATTCGATTTCAGAATTTAATAAAAATGCACGTAATTATAAAGAATTAAAAGGAGGACTTTCCTTTTACAAATCAGATTTCGTAGTATGTGATAAATGGAATTTAGGAGTAAATAAACAGCCTGCCTTGGTTAATTTATCCAATCTGTCCAAATTAACCATCCCCGTATTAGTATTTGCCGGAGCATTTGATCCGATAACACCTGCCTTAAATGGTAAAATTACAGTTGACAGGTTTAAAAAAGCATTTTTGGTAAACGCTCCAATTTCAGGTCATACACCAGGGTTCTCATTAGTAGGAGTTCAAATCGCCGAAGAATTTATAAAAAATCCGTTTCAAAGACCTAATACCAGGGAATTTGATACCGATAATAAAGTTCATTTTGTGACCAATATAAAAATCAGTGGAGGAATTTCGAATTTTGCCAATAGTCTAAACGAGTTTAATTGGCTCTTTTTTGCGCCTTTTTTCACCGCTTTGATTATAGCCTTACTTTCCATTTTTATTTTTGGTTATGTACTAATTAGAAAAAGAGAAGAGAAAACGGCCGATAAAATTTTGAAATCCCTTATTATAATCACCTCTATATTAGGTTTGTTTACTATCATTGGATTTGTTTTAGCGATAAACCACACAGCCGAAAATAATTTCTATATACTTGCGTTCGGAATACCAAATCAGTTTAATTACCTATTTATAATACAATGGATCTTTCTTGTATTTACCCTGATTTCGATACTTTATTTTATTCTTAAACTTAAGTTTATTTCGAATACAGAAGTTATGGCGACAATTTTATTCTCGTTGCTACTAGTAGGTATCTACTTCCAGTATTGGGGATTTCTATTTTAA
- a CDS encoding LysR family transcriptional regulator, whose amino-acid sequence MNYTLHQLQIFLKVVQTQSVTKAAEELHLTQPAVSIQLKNLQDQFDIPLTEVVSRRLCITDFGREIAEIAEKIVSQVEAINFKTMAYKGQLTGKLKISVVSTGKYVMPYFLADFIKEHPGIELQMDVTNKSKVISSLEKNEVDFALVSILPSNLNIEKLDLLQNKLYLVSNTKMKFKSSKNSQEVFKNMPLIFREKGSGTRQTMERFIDRNAIVVEKKMELTSNEAVKQAVIAGLGCSIMPLIGIKNELHNQELQIIPFKGLPIKTTWSLIWLKGKRHSPVSASLLEYMKQEKDTIVKDKFGWYEES is encoded by the coding sequence ATGAACTATACTTTACATCAGCTTCAGATTTTTCTAAAAGTGGTGCAGACACAAAGTGTCACCAAAGCGGCAGAAGAACTTCATTTGACACAGCCTGCAGTTTCTATTCAGCTCAAAAATCTTCAGGATCAGTTTGATATTCCTTTGACAGAGGTGGTGAGCCGAAGATTGTGTATTACCGATTTTGGAAGGGAGATTGCAGAAATTGCGGAGAAAATAGTAAGTCAGGTAGAGGCTATCAACTTCAAAACGATGGCTTACAAAGGACAGTTGACGGGAAAGTTAAAAATTTCTGTTGTGTCAACGGGTAAATATGTAATGCCTTATTTTTTAGCGGATTTCATTAAGGAACATCCAGGAATTGAATTGCAGATGGATGTGACAAATAAAAGTAAAGTGATTAGCAGTTTAGAAAAAAACGAAGTGGATTTTGCTTTGGTGTCTATCCTTCCTTCAAACTTAAATATCGAAAAATTAGATTTGCTGCAAAACAAGCTGTATTTGGTGAGTAATACTAAAATGAAGTTCAAAAGCAGTAAAAACTCGCAGGAAGTATTCAAAAACATGCCTCTTATTTTTAGGGAAAAAGGATCAGGTACGCGTCAAACGATGGAGCGTTTTATTGACCGAAATGCTATTGTTGTGGAGAAGAAAATGGAGCTCACCTCTAATGAAGCGGTTAAGCAGGCCGTAATTGCGGGCTTGGGCTGTTCGATTATGCCTTTAATTGGAATCAAAAATGAATTGCATAATCAGGAACTGCAGATTATTCCGTTTAAAGGACTGCCTATTAAAACAACATGGAGCTTAATATGGTTGAAAGGAAAAAGACATTCTCCTGTTTCTGCTTCGCTTCTGGAATACATGAAACAGGAAAAAGATACTATTGTGAAAGATAAATTTGGCTGGTACGAAGAGTCGTAA
- a CDS encoding L-threonylcarbamoyladenylate synthase has translation MISNDIELAAEIVKNEGIIGFPTETVYGLAGNIYSTKAINKIYHIKQRPLHNPLIVHIKAIGDLDRIAIEIPAIAKILAQKFWPGPLTLLLKKHPNVSELITAGHQTVAVRIPNHPVALALLQQLDFPLAAPSANPFGAISPTTPGHVEAYFKEKLPMVLDGEACKAGIESTIVGFKGESVVIYRLGALSKEEIEKVTGPAILFNKEENAPEAPGMLSKHYAPQSTLYVTDNLSECIGRFSDKKIGLLRFMQHREEQNIKHQVVLSPSGNLKEAASKLYAALHELDAMTVDIIIAERFPDHDLGRTINDRLERASKQ, from the coding sequence ATGATAAGCAACGATATTGAACTCGCAGCCGAAATAGTAAAAAATGAAGGTATAATTGGTTTTCCAACCGAAACCGTTTATGGTTTAGCCGGAAACATTTACAGTACGAAGGCAATTAACAAAATATATCATATCAAACAGAGACCATTGCACAATCCGCTAATTGTACATATCAAAGCCATCGGAGATTTAGATCGGATCGCCATTGAAATTCCGGCGATTGCGAAGATTCTGGCACAGAAATTCTGGCCTGGACCCCTTACACTATTGTTAAAAAAGCATCCCAATGTTTCAGAACTCATCACAGCGGGGCATCAGACAGTTGCTGTTAGAATTCCGAATCATCCTGTAGCATTAGCGTTGCTGCAACAATTAGATTTTCCCTTAGCTGCTCCCAGTGCTAATCCATTTGGGGCCATTAGTCCAACTACGCCCGGGCATGTTGAGGCTTACTTTAAGGAAAAACTTCCAATGGTATTAGATGGAGAGGCCTGTAAAGCCGGAATAGAATCAACTATTGTTGGATTTAAAGGAGAAAGCGTAGTGATCTATCGTCTAGGAGCACTTTCCAAAGAAGAAATAGAGAAAGTTACAGGACCGGCAATCCTGTTTAATAAAGAAGAGAATGCTCCTGAAGCTCCTGGTATGCTGTCAAAACATTATGCTCCTCAGTCCACTTTATATGTAACCGATAATCTTTCGGAGTGTATTGGAAGATTTTCAGATAAAAAAATAGGATTGTTAAGGTTCATGCAGCACAGGGAAGAGCAGAACATTAAACATCAGGTCGTTCTTTCTCCTAGTGGTAATCTGAAAGAAGCAGCTTCAAAGCTGTATGCCGCACTTCATGAATTAGATGCTATGACAGTAGATATTATAATTGCAGAGCGTTTTCCGGATCATGATCTCGGACGAACGATTAACGATCGTCTTGAAAGAGCCTCAAAACAATAA
- a CDS encoding sodium-dependent bicarbonate transport family permease — protein sequence MNLNLLLENLTNPALLFFVLGIIAVYLKSDLEIPKNSSKFISLYLLFAIGFKGGQELSHEAFTSEIVWSMLFGILISGIIPVYTFFILKRKLKVHDAGAIAAAYGSVSAVTFVTAVSFLESQQLALHGHMVAIMALMESPAIIVGLVLISFFNKDKTSPIQKRSALKHSLTNGSVLLILGSLVIGYLASEKQAQGIEPFTNDLFKGFLSIFLLDMGITSGQKMKSFFSFGWFPFLFAIFIPLLNGCVFAVLSSFVTTDITNRFIFAILAASASYIAVPAAMKITVPQANPGLFLPMALAVTFPINITIGLPLYFLIVQNF from the coding sequence ATGAATCTTAATTTATTGCTTGAAAATTTAACCAATCCTGCATTGCTTTTTTTTGTCTTAGGGATTATAGCGGTCTATTTAAAGAGTGATCTCGAAATTCCTAAAAACTCTTCGAAGTTTATTTCGCTTTATTTATTATTTGCTATTGGTTTTAAAGGAGGGCAAGAGCTGTCCCATGAAGCTTTTACAAGTGAGATTGTCTGGTCAATGTTATTCGGAATTTTGATCTCGGGAATAATTCCGGTTTATACCTTTTTCATCCTCAAGAGAAAATTAAAGGTTCATGATGCGGGTGCAATCGCTGCGGCTTACGGTTCAGTCAGTGCTGTTACTTTTGTTACGGCCGTTTCGTTTCTGGAAAGTCAACAATTGGCATTGCACGGACACATGGTTGCTATTATGGCTTTAATGGAATCTCCGGCGATTATAGTAGGATTGGTTTTGATCTCCTTCTTCAATAAAGACAAAACAAGCCCTATTCAAAAACGTTCCGCACTAAAACATTCTTTAACCAATGGGAGTGTACTTCTTATTTTGGGAAGTTTAGTTATAGGTTATCTCGCAAGTGAAAAACAGGCGCAGGGAATAGAGCCCTTTACAAATGATTTATTTAAAGGATTCTTATCCATATTTTTACTGGATATGGGAATAACAAGTGGGCAAAAAATGAAATCCTTCTTCTCTTTTGGATGGTTTCCTTTCCTTTTCGCAATTTTCATTCCTTTGCTAAACGGATGTGTTTTTGCAGTATTAAGTTCGTTTGTAACGACAGATATAACCAATCGTTTCATCTTTGCGATACTGGCGGCAAGTGCTTCTTATATTGCAGTTCCGGCAGCAATGAAGATTACAGTTCCTCAGGCAAACCCGGGACTGTTTCTGCCAATGGCTCTGGCAGTTACTTTCCCGATAAATATCACCATTGGATTGCCTCTTTATTTTCTTATTGTGCAAAATTTTTAA
- a CDS encoding YheT family hydrolase, translating to MPLIEQSEYNLPSIMHRNRHISTIYAALFKKYEVPEYTRKKHELSDGDFINIDFIINDSKKAVILCHGLEGDSRRTYNNSCAAYFREKGFSVFAWNNRTCGGEMNRLPRLYHHGAVDDLDEVVRFVFQKEFEDVYLIGYSMGGVQLLNYLGWTKIDERIKAAVTISVPTHIATSAAVLKQGFNRVYLKNFTIDIKRKLKYKAAQFPDFINRDQIDKISSFDEVDQYFTAPLHGFASRDDYYQRVSPEFSLQNITTPVLIINSLDDPFLGERCYPRAIAQDSAYVYLETPRYGGHCAFPLRDSEYSYAEKRAYEFFESCRALT from the coding sequence ATGCCATTAATTGAACAATCAGAATATAATCTGCCTTCTATTATGCATCGCAACAGGCATATTTCTACCATTTATGCTGCTTTGTTTAAAAAGTATGAAGTTCCCGAATATACAAGAAAAAAGCATGAATTAAGCGACGGAGATTTTATAAACATCGATTTTATTATAAACGACTCTAAAAAAGCAGTCATTTTATGTCATGGTTTAGAAGGTGATTCGCGCAGAACCTATAATAATAGTTGTGCTGCTTATTTTCGAGAGAAAGGCTTTTCCGTTTTTGCATGGAACAATCGCACCTGCGGAGGCGAGATGAATCGTCTTCCACGACTTTATCATCATGGTGCCGTAGATGATCTTGACGAAGTAGTCCGGTTTGTTTTTCAAAAAGAATTCGAAGATGTCTATTTGATTGGATATTCAATGGGAGGAGTGCAGCTTCTGAATTATTTAGGCTGGACTAAAATTGATGAACGCATAAAAGCAGCAGTTACAATTTCGGTACCTACACATATTGCTACAAGTGCCGCTGTACTCAAACAAGGTTTTAACAGGGTTTATTTAAAGAACTTTACAATTGATATCAAAAGAAAGCTGAAATACAAGGCAGCACAGTTTCCCGATTTTATAAACCGGGATCAGATAGATAAAATTTCGTCGTTTGATGAAGTCGATCAGTACTTCACAGCACCGCTGCATGGCTTTGCAAGTCGTGATGATTATTATCAGCGTGTTTCTCCTGAATTCTCCCTTCAAAACATTACCACCCCCGTTTTAATTATTAACTCATTAGACGATCCTTTTCTGGGAGAAAGATGTTATCCCAGAGCTATAGCACAGGACAGCGCCTACGTGTATCTGGAAACACCAAGATATGGCGGGCACTGTGCTTTTCCATTGCGTGACTCAGAGTATTCCTACGCCGAGAAAAGAGCTTACGAGTTTTTTGAGTCGTGCAGAGCGCTTACATAG
- the lpxA gene encoding acyl-ACP--UDP-N-acetylglucosamine O-acyltransferase — MKNITIGKNAIIGTNVHIGNYTTIENNVIIGDNTWIGNNVNLLDGARIGRNCQIHPNAVLSGTPQDLKYKNEYSTLEIGDNNIIREFVTINKGTQSKQKTVIGNHNLIMSNTHIGHDCFIGNNCIIGFNVGMAGEVMVGDYANISGLTAIHQFSIIGEHTMISGMSRIVKDVPPYILVAREPLSFAGLNTIGLRRRGFKIEKMQELQEIYRIIFQQKRNTSLALDFIEKHMKQTYERDKILDFIKNSSRGIVKGNSI, encoded by the coding sequence TTGAAAAATATAACTATAGGCAAAAATGCAATTATTGGAACAAACGTTCATATTGGTAATTACACAACTATTGAAAATAATGTAATTATTGGTGATAACACTTGGATTGGCAATAATGTAAACCTACTTGACGGTGCTAGAATTGGCCGGAATTGCCAAATACATCCCAATGCAGTATTATCAGGAACCCCACAAGATTTAAAATACAAAAACGAATATAGCACTCTGGAAATTGGAGACAACAATATTATCAGAGAATTTGTTACTATAAACAAAGGAACTCAATCAAAACAAAAAACAGTAATTGGGAATCATAATTTAATCATGTCCAACACTCATATCGGACATGATTGTTTCATTGGTAATAACTGCATTATAGGTTTTAATGTGGGAATGGCAGGAGAAGTAATGGTGGGCGATTACGCAAATATCAGCGGATTAACAGCAATTCATCAATTTTCGATTATTGGGGAACATACTATGATTAGCGGCATGAGTCGTATTGTCAAAGATGTACCACCATACATACTCGTTGCACGTGAACCTTTAAGTTTTGCAGGATTAAATACCATTGGTTTACGAAGAAGAGGTTTTAAGATTGAAAAAATGCAAGAACTACAAGAAATATATCGTATTATCTTTCAGCAAAAAAGAAATACCTCTCTTGCATTAGACTTTATCGAAAAACACATGAAGCAAACTTATGAGCGTGATAAAATATTAGATTTTATAAAAAATTCATCCCGCGGAATTGTAAAAGGAAACAGCATTTAA
- a CDS encoding Crp/Fnr family transcriptional regulator: MEELLAFINNFQALDQETEKAIKNHFKEESYKKNKIIINEGQICPKIYFIKSGSVRRFFYNDGEEVTKWIYTDHQFITSLSSFFEQKPSFELFQACEDTILYSLSYTDEQILLEYPLFSKFYIKLLRIYLSKLNEFHHFYKSMNAQDKYFYLLTSFPPIIAKSKLKHIASLIGVSQETLSRIRSSIN, from the coding sequence ATGGAAGAGCTTCTTGCATTTATAAACAATTTTCAGGCACTGGATCAAGAGACCGAAAAGGCAATAAAAAACCACTTCAAAGAAGAATCCTACAAGAAAAATAAAATTATTATAAATGAAGGGCAAATTTGCCCCAAAATTTACTTTATAAAATCCGGTTCAGTACGAAGATTTTTTTATAATGACGGAGAAGAGGTAACTAAATGGATTTATACCGATCATCAATTCATCACTTCATTGAGTAGTTTCTTTGAACAGAAACCCTCATTTGAGCTTTTTCAGGCATGTGAGGACACCATACTTTATTCATTATCGTACACAGATGAGCAAATTCTATTAGAATATCCTTTATTTTCTAAATTCTATATTAAGCTGCTTAGAATTTATCTGTCAAAATTGAACGAATTTCATCATTTTTATAAATCCATGAATGCTCAGGATAAATACTTCTACTTATTAACTTCATTTCCTCCTATTATTGCAAAATCAAAACTAAAACATATTGCCTCGCTTATCGGTGTAAGTCAGGAAACATTGAGCAGAATAAGATCTTCAATTAATTGA
- a CDS encoding DUF5458 family protein, producing MATQTKEQKVQGSSSEQLVQESPSKINLLNEYGGFAFLENVIDGLSNLNPTRKARKNIFLNDAQWESERTTLNNRLDLWLDLLKGNNSVESMIEVANAKATSADATLNKNLKYALNTTRELETSYRSVALFYKNAESDKIKNVTIVNADITQLKDLDNTLFIDYVSNELKQNFDRLDLRKNYSILSVPGYLGSNAVLEKWSKIAHENKTVLLTDFQDLETPDDVIDIFFNANHTGGDVYKSNTIMTCNYLLGRSKNNEVGEEDNLYVPPSTSLAGKIYKTLMSQVVAGKKFGGLNEVESVRFDLKKSEISEIEKMGLVPMVNEYSKIMAFSAKTLFNGDNLGLQTYSVVRVFDHITKVLFDFLNRRAFENWTTRTEADLRSQIIKFLDGIKGPTNLIEKFTVMKIEQDKTQKDRILLDIHITPYFPAKSFVIQLDGHKGDGPEEAVWHSDYKQV from the coding sequence ATGGCAACTCAAACTAAAGAACAAAAAGTTCAAGGTTCTTCAAGCGAACAATTAGTACAAGAATCCCCAAGCAAAATAAACCTGTTAAACGAATATGGAGGTTTTGCTTTCTTAGAAAACGTAATCGACGGATTATCAAACTTAAACCCGACCAGAAAAGCTAGAAAAAATATCTTTCTTAACGATGCTCAATGGGAAAGCGAGAGAACTACTCTTAATAACAGACTTGATTTGTGGCTGGATTTACTAAAAGGAAATAATTCTGTTGAATCCATGATCGAAGTGGCCAATGCAAAAGCAACATCAGCAGATGCAACATTAAATAAAAACCTGAAATACGCCTTAAACACTACAAGAGAACTAGAAACTTCTTATCGTAGTGTCGCTTTGTTCTACAAAAATGCTGAAAGCGATAAAATCAAGAACGTAACGATCGTAAACGCCGATATAACGCAATTAAAAGATTTAGACAATACTTTGTTTATTGATTATGTTTCGAATGAATTAAAGCAAAATTTTGACCGTCTTGATTTGAGAAAAAACTACTCTATACTTTCAGTTCCAGGATATTTAGGTTCTAACGCTGTTTTAGAAAAATGGTCCAAAATAGCTCACGAGAATAAAACAGTATTACTAACTGACTTCCAGGATCTTGAAACTCCGGATGATGTTATCGATATCTTCTTCAATGCCAATCATACTGGTGGTGATGTGTACAAATCAAACACTATTATGACTTGTAACTATTTGTTAGGAAGAAGTAAAAATAACGAAGTTGGAGAAGAAGACAATCTTTATGTACCACCATCGACTTCTTTAGCAGGTAAAATATACAAAACATTGATGTCTCAGGTAGTTGCCGGTAAAAAATTCGGAGGCTTAAACGAGGTAGAAAGCGTTCGTTTTGACCTGAAGAAAAGTGAAATCTCAGAAATTGAAAAAATGGGATTGGTACCAATGGTTAATGAGTACAGCAAAATTATGGCTTTCTCTGCTAAAACATTGTTCAACGGAGACAACTTAGGTTTACAAACCTACTCTGTAGTACGTGTATTCGACCATATTACCAAAGTACTTTTCGATTTCTTAAACAGAAGAGCTTTCGAGAACTGGACTACCAGAACTGAAGCTGATTTAAGAAGCCAAATCATTAAGTTCCTTGACGGAATTAAAGGACCTACTAATCTTATTGAGAAGTTTACCGTAATGAAAATTGAGCAGGATAAAACTCAAAAAGACAGAATCTTACTAGATATCCACATCACACCATACTTCCCGGCTAAAAGTTTCGTAATTCAGTTAGACGGACACAAAGGAGATGGTCCTGAAGAAGCTGTTTGGCATAGTGATTACAAACAGGTTTAA
- a CDS encoding GPW/gp25 family protein, which yields MKYLKYPVNFKSLVRGSQDNFCKIEESIAYNIMMIITTSFGEIPEIPNYGSVIWDLEFNQHIKKRDWEDLVRKSLLKSITEFERRLTLSEVTISLDEIDNTELGSSIRRKANIVVKGDIIESLMPFSFHTKLNISPISQ from the coding sequence ATGAAATACCTGAAATACCCTGTTAATTTTAAATCTTTGGTGAGAGGTTCACAGGATAATTTTTGTAAGATAGAAGAATCGATTGCTTATAACATCATGATGATTATTACCACTTCATTTGGAGAGATTCCCGAGATCCCAAATTACGGATCTGTCATCTGGGACCTGGAGTTTAATCAACATATAAAGAAAAGAGATTGGGAGGATTTGGTTAGAAAATCCCTGTTAAAGTCGATTACTGAATTTGAGAGGAGATTAACCTTAAGTGAAGTCACTATTTCGTTAGATGAAATTGATAATACGGAGCTGGGATCAAGCATAAGAAGAAAAGCAAACATAGTCGTAAAAGGAGACATTATCGAAAGTCTGATGCCATTTAGCTTTCACACAAAATTGAATATAAGCCCAATTTCTCAATAG